One part of the Nitrosophilus kaiyonis genome encodes these proteins:
- a CDS encoding NAD(P)/FAD-dependent oxidoreductase: MKKVVIIGGGYGGIKALEEFAKLKQNIEVTLIDQHTYHYLQTESYDLVTSKIPIQETFIYLPTLVASFGKNFYFVHDEAVTIEDNQVVCKKDSYHFDYCIIATGSVTKFLKGFEQKGEHSLGVKSLRGAIHIKQFFEQELFARLEPQRAKKCFKVIVIGGGLSGVEIAAEMRYYFNQYIKENALSCGNIDIQLVSKHILKGLAEKTRNRTIKRLQYLGVSLIPQYVSEIKEQEAILSNKEKIDFDFAIFTGGIEPSPFIKNLSFKKDKRGFLIVDEYLKVEKNIFAIGDVAVLKDKQGNPVPPTAQSAEQSGVIAAKNILHTILNRPMQRADIKLQGLAIALGGRYAVIVTPFGLQISGFLGWLGKKAIEKWYKTPLKFKAKQGFKKLKQCKEHT; the protein is encoded by the coding sequence ATGAAAAAAGTTGTTATTATTGGTGGTGGGTATGGAGGGATAAAAGCTTTAGAGGAGTTTGCAAAACTTAAGCAAAATATTGAAGTAACCCTTATTGATCAGCACACTTACCATTACTTACAAACTGAAAGTTATGATTTGGTTACTTCTAAAATCCCTATTCAAGAGACTTTTATCTATCTGCCAACTTTAGTTGCTAGCTTTGGAAAAAATTTTTATTTTGTACATGATGAAGCTGTAACGATAGAGGATAATCAAGTGGTTTGTAAAAAAGACTCCTACCATTTTGATTATTGCATTATAGCAACAGGTAGTGTAACAAAGTTTTTAAAAGGGTTTGAACAAAAGGGAGAGCACTCTTTAGGTGTTAAAAGTCTCCGCGGTGCCATTCATATAAAGCAGTTTTTTGAACAAGAGCTTTTTGCAAGATTAGAGCCACAAAGAGCAAAGAAGTGTTTTAAAGTAATTGTTATTGGTGGGGGCTTGAGTGGAGTAGAGATAGCTGCTGAAATGCGATACTATTTTAACCAATATATCAAAGAAAATGCTCTTAGTTGCGGGAATATTGATATTCAATTAGTTTCTAAGCATATTTTAAAAGGATTAGCCGAAAAAACACGTAATAGAACCATTAAAAGATTGCAATATTTAGGTGTTTCTTTAATACCTCAATATGTTAGCGAAATTAAAGAGCAAGAGGCTATTTTGAGCAATAAAGAAAAAATAGATTTTGATTTTGCCATATTTACTGGAGGAATTGAGCCATCTCCTTTTATAAAAAATCTCTCTTTTAAAAAAGATAAAAGAGGATTTTTGATTGTTGATGAGTATTTAAAAGTCGAAAAAAATATCTTTGCTATAGGTGATGTAGCAGTTTTAAAAGATAAGCAAGGAAACCCTGTTCCTCCAACTGCACAAAGTGCTGAACAAAGTGGAGTAATTGCAGCAAAAAATATCTTGCATACCATTTTAAATAGACCTATGCAAAGAGCCGATATTAAACTTCAAGGACTTGCTATTGCATTAGGTGGTAGATATGCTGTGATTGTAACGCCTTTTGGCTTACAAATTAGTGGTTTTTTGGGTTGGCTTGGAAAAAAAGCGATTGAAAAATGGTATAAAACACCTCTAAAATTCAAAGCAAAACAGGGATTTAAAAAACTAAAACAGTGTAAGGAACATACATGA
- a CDS encoding thiamine-phosphate pyrophosphorylase: MKSKNLALFEPKLYRLIDANLNRLKEGIRVIEDIYRYIFDNKEISKKLKEIRHLAKIDNYEEFLKERDIINDVLKKTTKSEEKRSNLKEILIANFKRAQESSRVLEESFKIIDKKEAEKFKRLRYELYNLEKEILNITPSQFS, from the coding sequence ATGAAGAGTAAAAACTTGGCTCTTTTTGAGCCAAAACTTTATAGATTAATAGATGCCAATTTAAATAGATTAAAAGAAGGTATTAGAGTTATAGAAGATATTTATAGATATATTTTTGATAATAAAGAGATATCAAAAAAATTAAAAGAGATTAGGCATCTTGCAAAAATTGATAATTATGAAGAATTTTTAAAAGAAAGAGATATTATTAACGATGTTTTAAAAAAGACAACAAAAAGTGAAGAAAAAAGATCTAACTTAAAAGAGATTTTGATTGCAAACTTTAAAAGAGCTCAAGAATCATCAAGAGTTTTAGAAGAATCTTTTAAAATAATTGATAAAAAAGAGGCTGAAAAATTTAAAAGATTAAGATATGAACTTTATAATTTGGAAAAAGAAATTTTAAATATTACTCCATCTCAATTCTCATAA
- the hypD gene encoding hydrogenase formation protein HypD, translating into MAVELKDFYEKFRDPKAIKALAKAIQKEARKLDFPINIMEVCGGHTHTIMKYGLLQLLPSNIRFIHGPGCPVCIMPKERIDHAYILAMQEDVILCTLGDMIKVPGSQGSLQDARSKGADVRFVYSPLDVLKIAKENPTKKIIFFAIGFETTTPMTAALIESALKQNINNIFYHINHVTVPEVMRELIDSRDEHIDSYNNRIDAFLGPSHVSVITGSKIYEEFPKKYNRPVVVAGFEPVDVMEAVLMLVRQFLENRYEVEIQYKRSVNRNGNINAQNLIEKYFEKRDLFKWRGLGNIPKSAWKLKKEYEHLDAEKLYNLPKEEIEDHKLCICGDILRGMAKPTECQVFGTACTPQKPLGSCMVSSEGACAAYYKYGNLLQEVQ; encoded by the coding sequence ATGGCAGTGGAACTTAAAGATTTTTATGAAAAATTTCGTGATCCAAAAGCGATCAAAGCTCTTGCAAAAGCGATCCAAAAAGAGGCAAGAAAGCTTGATTTTCCTATAAACATAATGGAGGTTTGCGGGGGGCATACCCATACGATTATGAAATATGGCCTTTTACAACTTTTGCCATCCAATATCCGTTTTATCCATGGCCCTGGATGTCCAGTTTGCATTATGCCAAAAGAGCGGATTGATCATGCCTATATTTTAGCAATGCAAGAGGATGTGATCTTGTGTACTCTTGGAGATATGATAAAGGTGCCAGGAAGCCAAGGAAGCTTGCAAGATGCAAGAAGCAAAGGGGCAGATGTAAGATTTGTATATAGCCCTTTGGATGTATTAAAGATTGCAAAAGAGAACCCTACGAAAAAGATTATCTTTTTTGCTATCGGTTTTGAGACTACCACACCGATGACAGCTGCACTCATTGAGAGTGCCTTAAAACAGAACATAAATAATATTTTTTATCACATTAATCATGTGACGGTTCCAGAAGTGATGAGAGAATTGATTGATAGTCGTGATGAGCATATTGACAGCTACAATAATAGAATCGATGCTTTTTTGGGACCAAGCCATGTAAGCGTAATTACTGGAAGCAAAATCTATGAAGAGTTTCCTAAAAAATATAATAGACCTGTTGTTGTTGCTGGATTTGAACCGGTCGATGTAATGGAAGCTGTTTTGATGCTTGTTCGTCAGTTTTTAGAAAATCGCTATGAAGTAGAGATCCAGTATAAAAGAAGCGTTAACCGCAATGGAAATATCAATGCTCAAAATTTAATTGAAAAATATTTTGAAAAGAGAGATCTTTTTAAGTGGCGAGGGCTTGGAAATATTCCAAAAAGTGCATGGAAACTTAAAAAAGAATATGAACATTTGGATGCTGAAAAGCTTTACAACCTTCCCAAAGAGGAGATTGAGGATCATAAACTCTGCATCTGTGGCGATATTTTGCGGGGAATGGCAAAACCGACAGAGTGCCAAGTCTTTGGCACTGCCTGTACACCGCAAAAACCTCTGGGAAGTTGTATGGTAAGCAGCGAAGGAGCATGTGCTGCATACTATAAGTATGGCAATCTTTTGCAGGAGGTTCAATGA
- a CDS encoding hydrogenase maturation protein: protein MLKVLLLCNTFNTLTQKVFCYLKEEGYDVSVEYAINEEIMIEGANLFKPDIILATYLTKKIPKEIHTKYPTFIIHPGPFGDRGAYALDNAILNNLKEWGVSILEADEEFDAGSIWAYRNFSLSKNITKGYLYRTVVSDLAIKLIDELIEEIKHKQEPLANPKKPLHPKVTQNVRAIEWNKDSTVTVIQKINASDNYPGVKDHFFDCEVYLFGAVKEQTGLEKKEVKPKEILAKRDGAVLVKTIDGAVWIQQMTEIKNRVRQIKLPSTYVLKERLKGIKEERISLYVDPDLPTFKEITFYKKENVGFLAFDFYNGAMSSQQCIRLKYAIETLREEVDILVLMGGEQFFSNGIHLTILEDSKKKGEDGWSNINAMNNLIKTILFSDDILTITAFRANAGAGGVFLGLACDIVFAKKGTVLNPHYKTIGLSGSEYHTYTLPKRVGKEIAQKLLDEALPINAKEAKNIGLIDMIYEDFAEIESFAINLAQDDKFYELLDKKRDCLEKEEILINRCIENELEKMYPEFWNSKSLFHRLRHDFVYKICPLQTPLRLAKHRRKNA from the coding sequence ATGCTAAAAGTGCTTTTACTATGCAATACTTTTAATACCTTGACACAAAAAGTTTTTTGTTATTTGAAAGAAGAGGGTTATGATGTAAGTGTTGAGTATGCTATCAATGAAGAAATAATGATAGAAGGAGCAAATCTTTTCAAACCTGATATTATATTGGCTACATATCTTACAAAAAAAATCCCAAAAGAGATTCATACAAAATATCCAACTTTTATCATACATCCAGGTCCATTTGGGGATAGAGGAGCCTATGCACTCGATAATGCTATATTAAATAATTTAAAAGAGTGGGGTGTATCTATTTTGGAAGCAGATGAGGAGTTTGATGCGGGATCTATATGGGCATATAGAAACTTTTCTTTATCTAAAAATATTACCAAAGGGTATCTCTATCGAACGGTAGTAAGTGATTTGGCAATTAAGCTGATAGATGAGTTGATTGAAGAGATAAAACATAAGCAAGAGCCTTTAGCAAATCCAAAAAAGCCTTTGCATCCAAAAGTGACGCAAAATGTAAGAGCAATTGAGTGGAACAAAGACAGCACAGTAACAGTCATACAAAAAATAAACGCTTCAGATAACTATCCTGGTGTAAAGGATCATTTTTTTGATTGTGAAGTCTATCTTTTTGGAGCAGTAAAAGAGCAAACCGGGCTTGAAAAAAAAGAGGTAAAACCAAAAGAGATCTTAGCAAAACGAGATGGAGCAGTTTTGGTTAAAACTATTGATGGAGCAGTTTGGATACAGCAGATGACAGAGATTAAAAATAGAGTACGTCAAATCAAACTCCCTTCAACCTATGTGTTAAAAGAAAGACTCAAAGGGATAAAAGAGGAGCGAATCTCTTTGTATGTTGATCCAGATTTGCCAACATTTAAAGAGATAACCTTTTATAAAAAAGAAAATGTAGGTTTTTTAGCATTTGATTTTTATAATGGTGCTATGAGTAGCCAGCAATGCATTAGACTTAAATATGCGATAGAGACACTTAGAGAAGAGGTTGATATTTTAGTTTTGATGGGTGGTGAGCAGTTTTTTAGTAATGGAATTCACTTGACGATTTTAGAAGATAGCAAAAAAAAAGGAGAAGATGGCTGGAGCAATATCAATGCTATGAATAATCTCATTAAAACAATTCTTTTTAGTGATGATATCCTAACCATTACGGCATTTCGTGCAAATGCAGGAGCTGGAGGTGTCTTTTTAGGACTTGCATGCGATATCGTTTTTGCTAAAAAAGGTACAGTACTTAACCCTCACTATAAAACAATAGGACTTAGTGGTAGTGAATATCATACATACACTTTGCCAAAAAGAGTTGGAAAAGAGATAGCACAAAAGCTTTTAGATGAAGCCTTACCAATTAATGCAAAAGAGGCAAAAAATATCGGTTTAATCGATATGATATATGAAGATTTCGCAGAAATAGAATCTTTTGCAATAAACTTAGCGCAAGATGATAAATTTTATGAGTTACTTGATAAAAAACGAGATTGCTTGGAAAAAGAGGAAATATTAATTAATAGATGTATAGAAAATGAGTTAGAAAAAATGTATCCTGAGTTTTGGAATTCAAAAAGTTTATTTCATAGGCTTAGACACGATTTTGTTTATAAAATTTGTCCATTACAAACACCGCTTCGTCTTGCAAAACATAGGAGAAAAAATGCATGA
- a CDS encoding DUF3373 family protein encodes MKKFIAISAIAAIATMGFASEADIKAELEALKKEVEALKKAQEKINVKALKKQISALKAKTGGDNLKWNVDFRTAYDVIGYKYTNGKTDYNQILTNRLWLGMAYAPKDNIVFKGLLSYYKAYGQMTNTFGANFNYFDWIVNETPNPNGELRVKEAYWLYFGDNFLGADIPWTASFGRRPATDGLLASYREDQKPKSPLGHIINTEFDGASFKFNLENVTDVPGMYFKLCMGRGMTNANIRYASITPGFVYGSANTSRADLAISGSGSEYTKVDDFKSTDLAGFIFVPYDDGQYSVHTTAFKAWELPGIVFSGYMDLNGNNQHDPNEPSAGNFEQVGDMYGAAISLLAQGIGDGINDFLDDTNAFISFAWSKTDPKSDKQMLGMYVDTDGDNNPDTLLGADFGESKSGTSIYVGTNFPLDVIMDGARMGLEYNHGSRYWRSFTYAEDTLAGSKLAARGDAYEAWITKELIGKTLTAQLRYTYINYKYTGSNGFFANGGTPIKVEDAEDMGMTTVDKASDLRFYIRYRY; translated from the coding sequence ATGAAAAAGTTTATTGCAATATCTGCAATAGCAGCTATAGCGACGATGGGTTTTGCAAGTGAAGCTGACATAAAAGCAGAATTAGAGGCTTTAAAGAAAGAGGTTGAAGCTCTAAAAAAAGCTCAAGAAAAAATAAATGTAAAAGCACTTAAAAAACAGATAAGTGCATTAAAGGCTAAAACAGGTGGAGATAATCTAAAATGGAATGTTGATTTTAGAACAGCGTATGATGTTATAGGGTACAAATATACTAATGGAAAAACAGATTATAATCAAATTCTAACAAATAGACTTTGGCTTGGAATGGCGTATGCACCAAAAGATAATATAGTATTTAAAGGATTACTAAGTTATTATAAAGCTTATGGGCAAATGACAAATACTTTTGGAGCAAATTTTAACTATTTTGATTGGATAGTAAATGAAACTCCAAATCCAAATGGTGAACTAAGAGTAAAAGAGGCTTATTGGCTATATTTTGGAGATAACTTCTTAGGTGCTGATATACCATGGACAGCAAGTTTTGGTAGACGTCCTGCTACAGATGGATTGCTTGCGAGTTATAGAGAAGATCAAAAACCAAAATCTCCTCTTGGACATATCATAAATACAGAGTTTGATGGAGCAAGCTTTAAATTTAATCTTGAAAATGTTACAGATGTTCCTGGAATGTATTTTAAACTCTGTATGGGTAGAGGTATGACAAATGCAAATATAAGATATGCAAGTATAACTCCAGGTTTTGTTTATGGAAGTGCTAATACAAGTAGGGCTGACTTAGCAATTTCGGGTAGCGGGTCTGAATATACAAAAGTAGATGATTTTAAATCTACTGACTTAGCTGGGTTTATATTTGTTCCATATGATGATGGACAATATTCTGTACATACAACAGCATTTAAAGCATGGGAATTACCAGGAATTGTATTTAGTGGCTATATGGATTTAAATGGTAATAATCAGCATGATCCAAATGAACCATCTGCAGGTAATTTTGAACAAGTTGGAGATATGTATGGAGCTGCTATTAGCCTTTTAGCTCAAGGTATAGGTGATGGAATAAATGATTTTCTTGATGATACAAATGCATTTATTAGTTTTGCATGGAGTAAAACAGATCCTAAATCAGATAAACAAATGTTGGGAATGTATGTGGATACTGATGGTGATAATAATCCTGATACCTTATTAGGTGCAGATTTTGGAGAATCAAAAAGTGGAACATCAATTTATGTAGGAACAAATTTCCCACTTGATGTTATTATGGATGGTGCAAGAATGGGCTTAGAATATAACCATGGAAGTAGATATTGGAGAAGTTTTACATATGCTGAGGATACACTTGCTGGAAGTAAACTTGCTGCACGTGGTGATGCATATGAAGCTTGGATAACAAAAGAGTTGATTGGAAAAACATTAACAGCTCAGTTAAGATATACATATATAAATTATAAATATACTGGAAGTAATGGATTCTTTGCAAATGGTGGTACACCAATAAAAGTAGAAGATGCAGAAGATATGGGTATGACTACAGTTGATAAAGCAAGTGATTTAAGATTCTATATCCGCTACAGATACTAA
- a CDS encoding HypC/HybG/HupF family hydrogenase formation chaperone: MCLSIPSKVVSIDQEKCTAIVDTLGVQREVGIDFIADEVKVGDFVLIHIGYAMNIIDEEYAKESIALYQDIIEKMEESEKEQLINESDICPGDGSGT, encoded by the coding sequence ATGTGTCTATCAATTCCAAGCAAGGTTGTAAGTATCGATCAAGAAAAATGTACTGCTATTGTAGATACTTTGGGTGTGCAAAGAGAAGTTGGAATCGATTTTATAGCAGATGAAGTCAAGGTAGGGGATTTTGTTCTTATTCATATAGGATATGCGATGAATATAATCGATGAAGAGTATGCAAAAGAGTCCATTGCCCTATATCAAGATATAATAGAAAAGATGGAGGAGAGTGAAAAAGAGCAACTTATAAATGAGAGTGACATTTGCCCAGGAGATGGCAGTGGAACTTAA
- a CDS encoding cytochrome C, with protein sequence MKKFMAVVFAAMLGLSFVSTAAFADVAKGQKLYQKKLKKACGFTGAKFAAKHTQEEWEEIYESGKFKEEVHKICPKVKPESIKDKWVKHLFDFCYEYASDSGNVPSC encoded by the coding sequence ATGAAAAAATTTATGGCAGTTGTTTTTGCAGCAATGCTTGGACTTAGCTTTGTAAGTACAGCAGCATTTGCAGATGTTGCAAAAGGACAAAAGCTTTATCAAAAAAAGCTAAAGAAAGCTTGTGGATTTACTGGAGCAAAATTTGCTGCTAAACATACACAAGAAGAGTGGGAAGAGATATATGAATCTGGTAAATTTAAAGAAGAGGTTCATAAAATCTGTCCTAAGGTAAAACCAGAATCTATTAAAGATAAATGGGTTAAACATCTATTTGATTTTTGTTACGAATATGCAAGTGATAGTGGCAACGTTCCAAGCTGCTAA
- a CDS encoding Bax inhibitor-1/YccA family protein, translated as MYNKEYIDSNQSNQIDISKIKTDYKTKEKIDIATFIKKTYQLFAASLMAATTGAYIGMQVAPSIASWYWGLVILEFAFLFGVYFTKSKPGINLLMLFGFTFLTGLTLTPLLSTVLLLPAGASIVTNALLLTGVAFGGLSLFAINTKKDFSFLSKFLFISLIIMIVAALINIFLGSPLLQVMIAGAGAIIFSAFILFDTQNILRGNFSSPVEATIALYLDVLNLFISLLQILGIFGNEE; from the coding sequence ATGTATAATAAAGAATACATTGATTCAAATCAATCTAATCAAATTGATATATCTAAAATTAAAACAGACTATAAAACAAAAGAAAAAATTGATATAGCTACTTTTATAAAAAAGACATATCAACTTTTTGCTGCAAGCTTAATGGCTGCAACAACTGGGGCTTATATAGGAATGCAAGTTGCTCCTTCAATTGCATCTTGGTACTGGGGATTGGTAATTTTAGAATTTGCTTTTCTTTTTGGTGTCTATTTTACAAAAAGTAAACCAGGAATTAATCTTTTAATGCTTTTTGGTTTTACTTTTTTAACAGGATTAACACTTACTCCTTTATTAAGCACTGTTTTATTGCTTCCAGCAGGAGCTTCTATTGTAACTAATGCTTTACTTTTAACAGGTGTAGCATTTGGTGGACTTAGTCTTTTTGCTATAAATACAAAAAAAGATTTTTCATTTTTAAGTAAATTTCTATTCATATCATTAATTATAATGATTGTAGCTGCTCTTATTAATATTTTTTTAGGAAGTCCTTTATTGCAGGTTATGATTGCGGGGGCTGGGGCTATAATATTTAGTGCTTTTATTCTTTTTGATACACAAAATATTTTAAGAGGGAATTTTTCTTCACCAGTTGAAGCAACAATTGCCTTATATCTTGATGTCTTAAATCTTTTTATTTCTCTTTTACAAATTCTTGGAATTTTTGGAAATGAAGAGTAA
- the hypB gene encoding hydrogenase nickel incorporation protein HypB, with the protein MCKDCGCSITDNHEHTHELHTNPQLNDTKTIEIITKILDKNDHEATHNRSHFDKAGVLAINLMSSPGSGKTSLLEKLAEIDRFKFAVIEGDLETNRDADRIRAKGVQAYQITTGSACHLDAFMVHKGLHHIKLDEIDVCFIENVGNLVCPASYDVGAHINIVLVSVPEGDDKIEKYPVMFRQADLILITKTDLLPYFDFDIQKAKETARRLKPNVDILEISTKDEESIQRLAKWISFKKEMR; encoded by the coding sequence ATGTGCAAAGATTGTGGATGCAGCATAACAGATAATCATGAGCATACTCATGAGCTTCATACAAACCCCCAGCTCAATGACACAAAAACAATAGAAATAATTACAAAAATACTTGATAAAAATGACCATGAAGCAACGCATAACAGGTCTCATTTTGACAAAGCAGGAGTATTAGCAATCAATCTTATGAGTAGTCCAGGAAGTGGTAAGACTTCGCTTTTAGAGAAGCTAGCCGAAATAGATAGATTTAAATTTGCAGTGATTGAAGGAGATTTGGAAACGAACAGGGATGCAGATCGTATCAGAGCAAAAGGGGTACAGGCTTACCAAATCACTACAGGAAGTGCATGTCACTTAGATGCCTTTATGGTTCATAAGGGTTTGCATCATATTAAATTAGATGAAATTGATGTCTGTTTTATCGAAAATGTTGGCAATTTAGTGTGTCCTGCAAGTTATGATGTTGGAGCACATATTAATATCGTTTTAGTAAGTGTTCCAGAAGGGGATGACAAGATAGAAAAATACCCTGTAATGTTTAGACAAGCTGATCTTATTCTCATTACAAAAACCGATCTTTTACCATATTTTGATTTTGATATACAAAAAGCTAAAGAAACAGCAAGAAGACTCAAACCAAATGTAGATATTTTGGAAATCTCTACAAAGGATGAGGAATCAATCCAAAGGCTTGCAAAATGGATTTCATTTAAAAAGGAGATGCGCTAA
- the hypA gene encoding hydrogenase maturation nickel metallochaperone HypA — translation MHEYSIVQSLLDIIEDNVKKNRGKKVIKVVVKIGVLSGVEPYLLESAFNTFKKGTVCEEATFEMIIDPLKVKCKECNSINELDHKSLIFECTNCKGVDLEVLSGEDMYLMRIEME, via the coding sequence ATGCATGAATATTCTATTGTTCAAAGTCTTTTAGATATTATAGAGGATAATGTTAAAAAAAATAGAGGTAAAAAAGTTATAAAAGTAGTAGTTAAGATTGGAGTTTTAAGTGGAGTGGAGCCTTATTTACTTGAGAGTGCCTTTAATACTTTCAAAAAAGGAACTGTGTGCGAAGAAGCTACTTTTGAAATGATAATAGATCCATTAAAAGTTAAATGTAAAGAGTGCAATAGTATAAATGAGTTAGACCATAAATCTTTGATTTTTGAATGTACAAATTGTAAAGGTGTAGATTTGGAGGTATTAAGTGGTGAAGATATGTATCTTATGAGAATTGAGATGGAGTAA
- the hypE gene encoding hydrogenase expression/formation protein HypE yields MKKVVSLAMGNGGVENMELIQKTIQRHLQNEHLQKAEDATALPSLTNPAFTTDSFTISPIFFPGGDIGKLSIAGSCNDLAMMGAKPKYLSLSFIIEEGFLLRDLEKIVRSMKNELSVNSAAIVTGDTKVVPKGSCDGVYINISAIGERVIQSSQENIEVGDALLVSGDIARHGATIFAGREGIELTNTIQSDCKSLWPIVEELIEANLKIKAMRDATRGGVAAVLNEWAMVTNMTMEIKESKFSVDEGVKGICEILGFEPFVLANEGTFILVVDSKDAKRAQNILQKHNPYAAIVGEVSDSYPGRVILQSEWGTTRFLDMPTGEILPRIC; encoded by the coding sequence ATGAAAAAGGTTGTTTCACTTGCTATGGGAAATGGCGGTGTAGAAAATATGGAGCTTATCCAAAAAACGATCCAGCGCCATTTGCAAAATGAACATCTCCAAAAGGCTGAAGATGCCACTGCTTTACCATCTTTGACAAATCCTGCTTTTACAACAGATTCATTTACTATTTCTCCTATCTTTTTTCCTGGTGGTGACATTGGAAAGCTATCAATTGCTGGAAGTTGCAACGATTTGGCTATGATGGGAGCAAAGCCAAAATATTTGAGCCTTTCATTTATTATAGAAGAGGGGTTTTTGCTTCGTGATTTAGAAAAGATAGTGAGAAGTATGAAAAATGAGCTTAGTGTGAATAGTGCTGCAATTGTGACAGGCGATACAAAAGTGGTACCTAAGGGAAGCTGTGATGGAGTTTATATAAATATTTCTGCCATTGGTGAAAGAGTTATTCAATCGTCTCAAGAAAACATTGAAGTAGGAGATGCACTTTTAGTAAGTGGTGATATTGCAAGACATGGAGCTACCATATTTGCAGGACGTGAAGGAATAGAACTTACAAACACCATTCAAAGCGATTGTAAATCCCTATGGCCAATTGTAGAAGAACTTATAGAAGCTAATCTTAAAATAAAGGCAATGCGAGATGCTACAAGGGGAGGTGTGGCTGCAGTTTTAAATGAGTGGGCAATGGTAACAAACATGACAATGGAAATAAAAGAGAGTAAATTTAGTGTGGATGAAGGTGTTAAAGGGATTTGTGAGATACTTGGGTTTGAACCATTTGTTTTAGCAAATGAAGGAACATTTATACTTGTGGTTGATTCAAAAGATGCAAAGAGAGCTCAAAATATTTTACAAAAACATAATCCTTATGCTGCGATTGTTGGAGAAGTGAGTGATTCTTATCCTGGTCGTGTCATTTTACAAAGCGAGTGGGGAACAACACGGTTTTTAGATATGCCAACAGGGGAGATTTTGCCAAGAATATGCTAA